The following are encoded together in the Amyelois transitella isolate CPQ chromosome 6, ilAmyTran1.1, whole genome shotgun sequence genome:
- the LOC106131360 gene encoding LIM domain only protein 3 isoform X1, which yields MKCERRTPQQASGGSPRLDASMLAMDVTKEARASPLPAPSQPNSSTPTQQTQPQICAGCSKVITERYLLKALDQLWHEDCLKCGCCDCRLGEVGHTLYTRANLILCKRDYLRLFGNTGYCAACNKVIPAFEMVMRARSNVYHLECFACQQCNHRFCVGDRFYLCENKILCEYDYEERLVFANMAYNPPPLAHLKRQTTHLPPPPQTSNAMGGLMNGSSRAGDLNNNMSGSSPAPFVPPPHLKPLGLSASS from the exons TGCGAGAGGCGTACGCCGCAGCAGGCCAGTGGCGGTAGTCCCCGGCTAGACGCAAGCATGTTGGCCATGGACGTCACCAAGGAGGCGCGCGCGTCGCCCCTGCCTGCGCCCTCGCAGCCCAACAGTTCCACGCCGACGCAGCAGACTCAGCCACAG ATATGCGCCGGGTGCAGCAAAGTGATCACGGAGCGGTACCTCCTGAAGGCGTTGGACCAGCTGTGGCACGAGGACTGCCTGAAGTGCGGCTGCTGCGACTGCCGCCTCGGGGAAGTCGGTCACACGCTCTACACCCGCGCCAACCTCATCCTTTGCAAGCGAGACTATTTAAG GTTATTCGGAAATACGGGGTATTGTGCGGCGTGCAACAAGGTGATCCCTGCGTTTGAGATGGtgatgcgcgcgcgcagcaATGTCTACCATTTGGAATGCTTTGCTTGTCAACAGTGCAATCACAG ATTCTGCGTGGGCGACCGGTTCTATCTGTGCGAGAACAAGATCCTCTGCGAGTACGATTATGAGGAGAGACTGGTGTTCGCCAACATGGCCTACAATCCTCCCCCGCTGGCGCACCTCAAGAGACAGACCACGCATCTACCGCCACCACCT CAGACCAGCAACGCAATGGGTGGCCTGATGAACGGCTCCAGCCGCGCCGGGGACCTCAACAACAACATGTCTGGCTCGTCACCCGCGCCCTTCGTCCCTCCCCCGCACCTCAAACCCCTCGGCCTATCTGCGTCCAGCTGA
- the LOC106131360 gene encoding LIM domain only protein 3 isoform X2, whose protein sequence is MCERRTPQQASGGSPRLDASMLAMDVTKEARASPLPAPSQPNSSTPTQQTQPQICAGCSKVITERYLLKALDQLWHEDCLKCGCCDCRLGEVGHTLYTRANLILCKRDYLRLFGNTGYCAACNKVIPAFEMVMRARSNVYHLECFACQQCNHRFCVGDRFYLCENKILCEYDYEERLVFANMAYNPPPLAHLKRQTTHLPPPPQTSNAMGGLMNGSSRAGDLNNNMSGSSPAPFVPPPHLKPLGLSASS, encoded by the exons TGCGAGAGGCGTACGCCGCAGCAGGCCAGTGGCGGTAGTCCCCGGCTAGACGCAAGCATGTTGGCCATGGACGTCACCAAGGAGGCGCGCGCGTCGCCCCTGCCTGCGCCCTCGCAGCCCAACAGTTCCACGCCGACGCAGCAGACTCAGCCACAG ATATGCGCCGGGTGCAGCAAAGTGATCACGGAGCGGTACCTCCTGAAGGCGTTGGACCAGCTGTGGCACGAGGACTGCCTGAAGTGCGGCTGCTGCGACTGCCGCCTCGGGGAAGTCGGTCACACGCTCTACACCCGCGCCAACCTCATCCTTTGCAAGCGAGACTATTTAAG GTTATTCGGAAATACGGGGTATTGTGCGGCGTGCAACAAGGTGATCCCTGCGTTTGAGATGGtgatgcgcgcgcgcagcaATGTCTACCATTTGGAATGCTTTGCTTGTCAACAGTGCAATCACAG ATTCTGCGTGGGCGACCGGTTCTATCTGTGCGAGAACAAGATCCTCTGCGAGTACGATTATGAGGAGAGACTGGTGTTCGCCAACATGGCCTACAATCCTCCCCCGCTGGCGCACCTCAAGAGACAGACCACGCATCTACCGCCACCACCT CAGACCAGCAACGCAATGGGTGGCCTGATGAACGGCTCCAGCCGCGCCGGGGACCTCAACAACAACATGTCTGGCTCGTCACCCGCGCCCTTCGTCCCTCCCCCGCACCTCAAACCCCTCGGCCTATCTGCGTCCAGCTGA